In Oryza sativa Japonica Group chromosome 11, ASM3414082v1, the following are encoded in one genomic region:
- the LOC4350713 gene encoding uncharacterized protein isoform X2 gives MAAGRSPPLTGRRRGRGRVRRWTRPPKGSQCSSSPRSPRPGGGGVEGEQPPLAPGTEVEVRVDADGFHGSWFEAVVVGFVPARGPRTPARYAASYAHLVSDDGGVLVEHFAPSHIRPRPPPPPPHSDDHLRALSPHDIVEAFHKDGWWSGIVLGGGGGGGVVTVAFPITREVIDFPRSLVRPRRDYVGGEWVPSEAAIALQPKQAVRVYQVGDKVEVRRDREVYGHSWFHAKVAKVIDRMSYLVEYSDLEKGEGEAVAKAVEYLHWRFIRPSEERSPRDCDFRIGPGAAVEAYCDGAWSPGVVRSVVGEGEYEVSVNGKTKEVVVTKVRELLQPQYKWNGKNWRIVSAKRHLRQQSMSGKSPSSPVDVFSSDDEHRHDTESSARRRSIKRSRKEFNATQQPEGMLPEDSEDVSHSEMNTPLSELCKSSGSNHSPKSCSDPSGMKKIQVLSKKIVSNCLVPVKGILDASTGHRIPQNESREDGIGKTMVNQEIISDMMLTNGQANTSACGTSMNEGYAMLSTKKFGKQKMALSRRYNPVRKARGGLLSVQQLHTKKIMPSELKRGKMRLIHALQDMNDPSDNLKGNSTSPSREIICALSVSSQCNTPSPLGKQIKAFDFVSREADSGSNTKFLILKKFARKKGSKESDSPHNSLDATSTVQPIRRKKAAGRLKGSSVERQLEGETHIQQQLNKALEDNLNANEVTNQELLPLTPPGFESVVNGKRSRDWNTDGFSEVNLNSSLFDEELTATINSICQDNHNRDAESDNVATEVAEISHLMEKSMLPLDCSVGHEVGGKVGQGSIQLHIGNSGSLPCTSDNAILRRCSFGGNSMVSDISKCQLTGQQAPFTKRSHVWSLFEEMDVFRKMPQQPHFLPLKHHPLGLREGTALGLMWSYTDAVDNISKLCITDSMEIFEDHIKTLTILEENGFSVQSLQQILTKLLQIRSDYTNSLRDGEKLKEQIADKAFAVSRVDALLDENDSAIAKLEQELGKLRWKGQKMSKKKEDEDAELSRLKAENNNAEEAHGDAKRQFDSIRAELRQHLAIDSQ, from the exons atggcagccggacgctcgccgccgctcaccggccggcggcgcggccgcgggcggGTGCGGCGGTGGACGAGGCCGCCGAAGGGGTCGCAGTGCTCGTCCTCCCCCCGCAGCccgcgccccggcggcggcggggtggaggGGGAGCAGCCCCCGCTGGCGCCCGGAACCGAGGTCGAGGTCCGCGTCGACGCCGACGGGTTCCACGGCTCCTGGTTCGAGGCCGTCGTCGTGGGCTTCGTCCCCGCGCGCGGCCCGCGCACCCCGGCGCGCTACGCGGCGTCCTACGCCCACCTCGTCTCCGATGACGGCGGCGTCCTCGTCGAGCACTTCGCGCCCTCCCACATCcgcccccggccgccgccgccaccaccccactCCGACGACCACCTCCGCGCGCTCTCCCCGCACGACATTGTCGAGGCGTTTCACAAGGATGGGTGGTGGTCCGGCatcgtgctcggcggcggcggcggcggcggtgtcgtcaCCGTCGCGTTCCCCATCACCCGCGAGGTGATCGACTTCCCGCGGAGCCTCGTGCGCCCGCGCCGCGACTACGTCGGCGGCGAGTGGGTCCCGTCGGAGGCGGCGATCGCGCTCCAGCCCAAGCAGGCGGTTAGGGTTTACCAGGTCGGGGACAAGGTGGAGGTGAGGAGGGACCGGGAGGTGTACGGCCACTCGTGGTTCCACGCCAAGGTGGCCAAGGTGATCGACAGGATGAGCTACCTCGTCGAGTACTCCGATCTGgagaagggggaaggggaggccgtGGCCAAGGCGGTGGAGTACCTGCACTGGCGGTTCATCAGGCCGTCCGAGGAGCGCTCGCCGCGGGATTGCGATTTCCGGATtggccccggcgccgccgtcgaggcctACTGCGACGGGGCATGGTCGCCCGGCGTGGTGCGGAGCGTCGTCGGCGAGGGTGAGTATGAGGTAAGTGTCAATGGAAAGACCAAGGAGGTTGTGGTGACCAAGGTGCGGGAGCTGCTTCAGCCTCAGTACAAGTGGAATGGCAAGAACTGGAGGATTGTCTCTGCTAAG AGACACTTGAGGCAGCAGTCTATGTCTGGAAAAAGCCCAAGCTCACCAGTTGATGTGTTCTCCAGTGATGATGAACATAGACATGATACTGAATCTTCTGCCCGGAGAAGGTCAATAAAAAGGTCAAGGAAGGAGTTCAATGCAACGCAGCAACCTGAAGGCATGTTACCTGAAGATTCTGAGGATGTTTCACATTCTGAGATGAACACTCCTTTATCTGAATTATGCAAGTCATCGGGAAGCAATCATTCTCCAAAGTCTTGCTCTGACCCATCtggaatgaaaaaaattcaagtgCTTTCGAAGAAGATAGTGAGTAACTGTTTGGTACCAGTGAAGGGGATTCTTGATGCTTCGACAGGACATAGAATACCTCAGAATGAATCAAGAGAAGATGGTATTGGGAAGACAATGGTTAATCAAGAAATTATATCTGACATGATGCTTACGAATGGTCAGGCTAATACATCTGCTTGTGGAACAAGTATGAATGAAGGCTATGCTATGCTTTCAACTAAAAAGTTTGGAAAACAGAAAATGGCATTATCTCGCAGATACAATCCTGTACGGAAGGCACGGGGAGGGCTGCTCTCTGTCCAGCAACTACACACTAAAAAAATCATGCCTTCCGAGCTCAAACGGGGTAAAATGAGACTTATTCATGCACTTCAGGACATGAACGATCCCTCTGATAAT TTAAAGGGAAACAGTACTTCTCCAAGCAGAGAAATTATTTGTGCTTTGAGTGTCTCTTCACAATGCAATACCCCATCTCCTCTGGGTAAACAAATAAAGGCTTTTGACTTC GTGTCAAGAGAGGCTGATAGTGGTTCAAATACTAAGTTTCTTATCTTGAAGAAAT TTGCTAGAAAGAAGGGCTCCAAAGAATCAGATAGCCCACATAACTCATTGGATGCAACCAGTACTGTCCAGCCAATACGTAGAAAGAAAGCTGCAGGGCGACTGAAAGGATCTTCTGTGGAG AGACAGTTGGAGGGTGAAACTCATATTCAGCAGCAGCTTAATAAGGCTTTGGAGGATAACCTGAATGCAAATGAAGTAACAAATCAAGAACTGTTGCCACTAACACCTCCAGGCTTTGAATCAGTTGTCAATGGAAAAC GTTCTCGTGATTGGAACACTGATGGTTTCTCTGAAGTTAACTTAAATTCTAGTCTGTTCGATGAAGAGCTGACTGCTACAATCAATAGCATTTGTCAAGATAATCATAATAGAGATGCAGAATCTGACAATGTGGCTACCGAAGTAGCTGAAATCAGCCATCTTATGGAGAAATCTATGTTACCTCTTGACTGTTCAGTTGGGCATGAGGTGGGTGGGAAAGTGGGACAGGGATCAATCCAATTACATATTGGGAACAGTGGGAGTTTGCCGTGCACCAGTGACAATGCCATATTAAGGCGCTGCTCATTTGGTGGGAATTCTATGGTCTCAGATATATCTAAGTGTCAACTCACTGGTCAGCAGGCCCCATTCACCAAGAGGTCCCATGTTTGGTCTTTATTTGAAGAGATGGATGTGTTTCGAAAGATGCCACAGCAGCCACATTTCCTTCCACTCAAGCACCATCCACTAGGGCTGCGTGAAGGAACGGCTTTAGGTCTAATGTGGTCATATACTGATGCAGTGGATAATATAAGTAAATTATGCATAACGGACAGCATGGAAATATTTGAAGACCACATCAAAACACTTACCATTTTAGAAGAAAATGGATTCAGTGTTCAGTCTTTGCAGCAGATTCTGACCAAATTGCTCCAGATCAGATCAGATTACACCAATTCTCTCAGAGACGGGGAGAAACTGAAAGAACAGATAGCGGATAAGGCCTTTGCTGTGTCCCGTGTTGATGCTCTGCTTGATGAAAATGATAGTGCTATAGCCAAGCTTGAACAGGAACTTGGGAAACTCCGATGGAAAGGCCAGAAGATgtcaaagaaaaaggaggatgAAGATGCAGAGCTGTCAAGACTGAAGGCGGAGAATAACAATGCTGAGGAAGCACACGGTGATGCTAAACGACAGTTTGACAGCATCCGGGCTGAGCTGCGGCAACACTTAGCAATTGATAGTCAGTAA
- the LOC4350713 gene encoding uncharacterized protein isoform X1 has product MAAGRSPPLTGRRRGRGRVRRWTRPPKGSQCSSSPRSPRPGGGGVEGEQPPLAPGTEVEVRVDADGFHGSWFEAVVVGFVPARGPRTPARYAASYAHLVSDDGGVLVEHFAPSHIRPRPPPPPPHSDDHLRALSPHDIVEAFHKDGWWSGIVLGGGGGGGVVTVAFPITREVIDFPRSLVRPRRDYVGGEWVPSEAAIALQPKQAVRVYQVGDKVEVRRDREVYGHSWFHAKVAKVIDRMSYLVEYSDLEKGEGEAVAKAVEYLHWRFIRPSEERSPRDCDFRIGPGAAVEAYCDGAWSPGVVRSVVGEGEYEVSVNGKTKEVVVTKVRELLQPQYKWNGKNWRIVSAKRHLRQQSMSGKSPSSPVDVFSSDDEHRHDTESSARRRSIKRSRKEFNATQQPEGMLPEDSEDVSHSEMNTPLSELCKSSGSNHSPKSCSDPSGMKKIQVLSKKIVSNCLVPVKGILDASTGHRIPQNESREDGIGKTMVNQEIISDMMLTNGQANTSACGTSMNEGYAMLSTKKFGKQKMALSRRYNPVRKARGGLLSVQQLHTKKIMPSELKRGKMRLIHALQDMNDPSDNIQLKGNSTSPSREIICALSVSSQCNTPSPLGKQIKAFDFVSREADSGSNTKFLILKKFARKKGSKESDSPHNSLDATSTVQPIRRKKAAGRLKGSSVERQLEGETHIQQQLNKALEDNLNANEVTNQELLPLTPPGFESVVNGKRSRDWNTDGFSEVNLNSSLFDEELTATINSICQDNHNRDAESDNVATEVAEISHLMEKSMLPLDCSVGHEVGGKVGQGSIQLHIGNSGSLPCTSDNAILRRCSFGGNSMVSDISKCQLTGQQAPFTKRSHVWSLFEEMDVFRKMPQQPHFLPLKHHPLGLREGTALGLMWSYTDAVDNISKLCITDSMEIFEDHIKTLTILEENGFSVQSLQQILTKLLQIRSDYTNSLRDGEKLKEQIADKAFAVSRVDALLDENDSAIAKLEQELGKLRWKGQKMSKKKEDEDAELSRLKAENNNAEEAHGDAKRQFDSIRAELRQHLAIDSQ; this is encoded by the exons atggcagccggacgctcgccgccgctcaccggccggcggcgcggccgcgggcggGTGCGGCGGTGGACGAGGCCGCCGAAGGGGTCGCAGTGCTCGTCCTCCCCCCGCAGCccgcgccccggcggcggcggggtggaggGGGAGCAGCCCCCGCTGGCGCCCGGAACCGAGGTCGAGGTCCGCGTCGACGCCGACGGGTTCCACGGCTCCTGGTTCGAGGCCGTCGTCGTGGGCTTCGTCCCCGCGCGCGGCCCGCGCACCCCGGCGCGCTACGCGGCGTCCTACGCCCACCTCGTCTCCGATGACGGCGGCGTCCTCGTCGAGCACTTCGCGCCCTCCCACATCcgcccccggccgccgccgccaccaccccactCCGACGACCACCTCCGCGCGCTCTCCCCGCACGACATTGTCGAGGCGTTTCACAAGGATGGGTGGTGGTCCGGCatcgtgctcggcggcggcggcggcggcggtgtcgtcaCCGTCGCGTTCCCCATCACCCGCGAGGTGATCGACTTCCCGCGGAGCCTCGTGCGCCCGCGCCGCGACTACGTCGGCGGCGAGTGGGTCCCGTCGGAGGCGGCGATCGCGCTCCAGCCCAAGCAGGCGGTTAGGGTTTACCAGGTCGGGGACAAGGTGGAGGTGAGGAGGGACCGGGAGGTGTACGGCCACTCGTGGTTCCACGCCAAGGTGGCCAAGGTGATCGACAGGATGAGCTACCTCGTCGAGTACTCCGATCTGgagaagggggaaggggaggccgtGGCCAAGGCGGTGGAGTACCTGCACTGGCGGTTCATCAGGCCGTCCGAGGAGCGCTCGCCGCGGGATTGCGATTTCCGGATtggccccggcgccgccgtcgaggcctACTGCGACGGGGCATGGTCGCCCGGCGTGGTGCGGAGCGTCGTCGGCGAGGGTGAGTATGAGGTAAGTGTCAATGGAAAGACCAAGGAGGTTGTGGTGACCAAGGTGCGGGAGCTGCTTCAGCCTCAGTACAAGTGGAATGGCAAGAACTGGAGGATTGTCTCTGCTAAG AGACACTTGAGGCAGCAGTCTATGTCTGGAAAAAGCCCAAGCTCACCAGTTGATGTGTTCTCCAGTGATGATGAACATAGACATGATACTGAATCTTCTGCCCGGAGAAGGTCAATAAAAAGGTCAAGGAAGGAGTTCAATGCAACGCAGCAACCTGAAGGCATGTTACCTGAAGATTCTGAGGATGTTTCACATTCTGAGATGAACACTCCTTTATCTGAATTATGCAAGTCATCGGGAAGCAATCATTCTCCAAAGTCTTGCTCTGACCCATCtggaatgaaaaaaattcaagtgCTTTCGAAGAAGATAGTGAGTAACTGTTTGGTACCAGTGAAGGGGATTCTTGATGCTTCGACAGGACATAGAATACCTCAGAATGAATCAAGAGAAGATGGTATTGGGAAGACAATGGTTAATCAAGAAATTATATCTGACATGATGCTTACGAATGGTCAGGCTAATACATCTGCTTGTGGAACAAGTATGAATGAAGGCTATGCTATGCTTTCAACTAAAAAGTTTGGAAAACAGAAAATGGCATTATCTCGCAGATACAATCCTGTACGGAAGGCACGGGGAGGGCTGCTCTCTGTCCAGCAACTACACACTAAAAAAATCATGCCTTCCGAGCTCAAACGGGGTAAAATGAGACTTATTCATGCACTTCAGGACATGAACGATCCCTCTGATAAT ATTCAGTTAAAGGGAAACAGTACTTCTCCAAGCAGAGAAATTATTTGTGCTTTGAGTGTCTCTTCACAATGCAATACCCCATCTCCTCTGGGTAAACAAATAAAGGCTTTTGACTTC GTGTCAAGAGAGGCTGATAGTGGTTCAAATACTAAGTTTCTTATCTTGAAGAAAT TTGCTAGAAAGAAGGGCTCCAAAGAATCAGATAGCCCACATAACTCATTGGATGCAACCAGTACTGTCCAGCCAATACGTAGAAAGAAAGCTGCAGGGCGACTGAAAGGATCTTCTGTGGAG AGACAGTTGGAGGGTGAAACTCATATTCAGCAGCAGCTTAATAAGGCTTTGGAGGATAACCTGAATGCAAATGAAGTAACAAATCAAGAACTGTTGCCACTAACACCTCCAGGCTTTGAATCAGTTGTCAATGGAAAAC GTTCTCGTGATTGGAACACTGATGGTTTCTCTGAAGTTAACTTAAATTCTAGTCTGTTCGATGAAGAGCTGACTGCTACAATCAATAGCATTTGTCAAGATAATCATAATAGAGATGCAGAATCTGACAATGTGGCTACCGAAGTAGCTGAAATCAGCCATCTTATGGAGAAATCTATGTTACCTCTTGACTGTTCAGTTGGGCATGAGGTGGGTGGGAAAGTGGGACAGGGATCAATCCAATTACATATTGGGAACAGTGGGAGTTTGCCGTGCACCAGTGACAATGCCATATTAAGGCGCTGCTCATTTGGTGGGAATTCTATGGTCTCAGATATATCTAAGTGTCAACTCACTGGTCAGCAGGCCCCATTCACCAAGAGGTCCCATGTTTGGTCTTTATTTGAAGAGATGGATGTGTTTCGAAAGATGCCACAGCAGCCACATTTCCTTCCACTCAAGCACCATCCACTAGGGCTGCGTGAAGGAACGGCTTTAGGTCTAATGTGGTCATATACTGATGCAGTGGATAATATAAGTAAATTATGCATAACGGACAGCATGGAAATATTTGAAGACCACATCAAAACACTTACCATTTTAGAAGAAAATGGATTCAGTGTTCAGTCTTTGCAGCAGATTCTGACCAAATTGCTCCAGATCAGATCAGATTACACCAATTCTCTCAGAGACGGGGAGAAACTGAAAGAACAGATAGCGGATAAGGCCTTTGCTGTGTCCCGTGTTGATGCTCTGCTTGATGAAAATGATAGTGCTATAGCCAAGCTTGAACAGGAACTTGGGAAACTCCGATGGAAAGGCCAGAAGATgtcaaagaaaaaggaggatgAAGATGCAGAGCTGTCAAGACTGAAGGCGGAGAATAACAATGCTGAGGAAGCACACGGTGATGCTAAACGACAGTTTGACAGCATCCGGGCTGAGCTGCGGCAACACTTAGCAATTGATAGTCAGTAA